The Candidatus Cloacimonadota bacterium genome includes the window ATGGCCAATCTCCGCAATTCATCTGGACGGAGAAAACAAGCTGTGGGTAGCTTATGGCGATTGGGACAATGATCTGCTGCGTTACGATTCTCCTACTGACACATTATTGACCAGATTGGATTTGACGAATGGGAATGTAACCCAATGGAAAAAGGACACAGCTGGATTTGGCTTCAATCACGTCTCACGCATCAAAGAATTTGACGGGTATATATATATCTGTACCTGGGGAGACGGAATCGCACGATTCCGAGACGATGAGTGGGAATACTACAATCCGGATAACATCGCTTTTCCGAAGATTACGATGAGTAAAGTAGATCAGAATAATGCACTCTGGTTTGCCAGTGGCATCATCGGCGACAATGTGGTACGCAAGGGCACTATGGGTGTAAGCGCTTATAAAGATGGGCATTGGCTTAGCTTCAATAGAGACAACAGCCCCCTGCATTCGAACAACATCCTGAATCTGGAAGTTGACGGGCAGAATCGTAAGTGGTTTGGCGCTTGGTGGACCAGCTACAATCTCACTGGAAACCGTTTTGGCTTAAGTATTTATGATGAACCTAAAGACTCCTGGCTGTGGATGAGTCATGAAGGAACCAGAAAATGGGATAAAGACTTACAAGGCTGGGGACCGATTATAACAGGTGGCCCGAATTTGCTTACCAGCACCATCGGTGGTATTTATCGGGATCTTTATGACAATATGTTTGTACTCAGTTATGATGGCGGAATAAATGTATTGACCACCACCGCAAACAGCATCGCGCTTCACAGCACATTTCACTTGCCCAATGCTCCCCATCAGCGTGTGTTAAACGCCTATCACAATGGCAGACAGTACTTTTTTGGCACAGAATACGACAACGGTCTTTCGATCTGGAACAACGACAGCATCCCGGTGGAAGATGGCGGGCATTGGCTGGAACCAGGTGAGATCGTGCCTGAGCTGAGGGAAGGCAAAATATACGGTGTAGCCAGCGTGGAAGTTCCCCACAGTCCCAGCGGTTGGCAGCACTTCGTGGCCAGCGGTACCGGCTTGTATATGTGGGATGAGTATTCCTGGTACAAATATGACGTATATATCAAGCGTTATCGCTATGACTTCACCTCTTATACCTGGGTAAACGACACCCTGTATTACGCTGATGAAGAGCGCATTTTTGGCAGTAAAAGAACCTATCCTCTATCCATCTACGGCGATCCTTTCGGCAGAATCTGGATTGGCAGCGAAGAGAACGGTCTTTCCATGTATGATCCTATTCGCGAACGATTTACAAACTATTATCAGGGCAATTCACCTCTGCTATCAAATCAGATCATTTCTCTGGGTTACGATCCTCTGGAAGGTAGATTGTTGATTGGTACCACAGAAGGTCTCAATACTCTTCGTATCGGCCGTACGGTAAAGCCGGAAACAGACCTGGAAACGCTGAAAGCATTTCCCAATCCCTTCCGTCCCGATGGTCACACTTATGTGCAGATAGTGAATTTGCCCAAGGACAGCATGCCCGCTGGTAAGAACGAATGCCGCATCTACAGCGCTTCCGGACAATTGGTGAAGAAACTGGACGAGAGCCCCTTCTCCCGCTTTGAGTGGGATGGCAAAAACAACAAGGGCACGATAGTTTCCAGTGGCATTTACTTCTTTGTGGTTACGGACAGCGATGGAAAATCTGCCCGAGGCAAGATAGCTGTAATTCGATAACGAGAATGCCGCATGCACAGATAAGCCCGGATAACCTTGAGATACAGGAACATCTACAGTATCCTCAGTATGGTCTGATTGTTTGCGATGCCAATCTATACAGCTTGTATCCCTCCTACTTTAGTTTAGGAAACCTACCGCTCATTCAGCTTGAGGCATCAGAAGATACCAAGGATCTGGATAGTGTCTACCGTTTATACGAGTTCTTTTGTGAGTCTGGACTTACGCGAAGCAGCGTAGTGCATGTCTTTGGCGGCGGAGTAGTGTGCGATATTGCTGCTTATGCTGTATCCACATACAAGCGCGGTTGTCGCCTTCATTTGTATCCATCCACGCTTTTGGCCATGGTGGATGCCGCCATCGGAGGAAAGACTGGGCTGAATTTCCAGGGCTACAAGAATCACATCGGCTCATTCTATCCGGCAGAACGCATCGTTTTGCATCCCTGTTTTTTACACAGCTTACCCGCAGACGAGTTACGTCAGGGTTATGCTGAGATGATGAAAAATCATCTGCTGTGGGGGCAATTGCCATTACCGGATTGGGAGGGACAGATACCCGATGTGGAAGAAATCCTAAGCCATGCTTTATACAAAGTGTCGATCTGCATGAAAGATCCCTTTGACGAAGCTGAACGGCAAATCTTGAACTTTGGACACAGCTTTGCCCACGCTCTGGAAGGTCTCAGCAATTATGAGATCAAGCATGGAGATGCGGTTGCCCTGGGCATGAACATGGCTTGTGATCTGAGTATGGAATTGGAGCTCATCGACACTGCACGATATGATGTACTGAAAAACATCCTGCAGCAATATCCTTATCCGGCTGCAGCGCTTGATATTGCTGCCAAACAAAGCTTTCAGGATATCCTCCCCTGGCTAAGGCAAGATAAAAAGAACAGCGTTGCGTTGCGGCTTATTTTGCCGGTGGGAGATCAGATCAAAGCGGTTGAGATAAGCTTGTAGCGCTTAGCTTTGCAATAGGCCCCACATCACATTGGCTCCCACTTCAATACAGTCGTCATCCGGCAAGAAATACCCGGAGTGCAGGGGCATATCGCTACCACTGCCCAGCCAGAACAGCAAGGCTGGATACATGGAGCTGAAAAAGCCGAAATCCTCACCTGTCATCACAGTCTCTGCAGGAAGATAGGAGTAATCCATCTGGTTACAAATCTCTCTTAGGTTGCTCTCCAATTCAGCGTTATTCACCACAGGATCATAAGTACCCAGCAGGCGCAGTTCCGTCTGGGCTCCAATGGCATCGGCAGCAGCCTGAGCATGTT containing:
- a CDS encoding FlgD immunoglobulin-like domain containing protein; translated protein: MKRVFLLAWILSAAFLNGQQWQIINNVNHVYDIDKEGNNIYFSSWGGVTEIEGADALHLSEYEHIRQLGTGDGLVSNDIRNLALINFSESLWMGSSQDGISSLNANGILNVDEELGLPSSRVNRLLEVDSRILVATEQGLSVFYYLDNVSFPLILHQYNSMNTGGGLPSNNISDMVLSDDNILYMAHELGVSYVPLDSLEVNSAWKSLSTVPPFPINNDLKLSTNAEFIVLSAYGRIWIGDPASGNWQVFKPYDSNSQWPISAIHLDGENKLWVAYGDWDNDLLRYDSPTDTLLTRLDLTNGNVTQWKKDTAGFGFNHVSRIKEFDGYIYICTWGDGIARFRDDEWEYYNPDNIAFPKITMSKVDQNNALWFASGIIGDNVVRKGTMGVSAYKDGHWLSFNRDNSPLHSNNILNLEVDGQNRKWFGAWWTSYNLTGNRFGLSIYDEPKDSWLWMSHEGTRKWDKDLQGWGPIITGGPNLLTSTIGGIYRDLYDNMFVLSYDGGINVLTTTANSIALHSTFHLPNAPHQRVLNAYHNGRQYFFGTEYDNGLSIWNNDSIPVEDGGHWLEPGEIVPELREGKIYGVASVEVPHSPSGWQHFVASGTGLYMWDEYSWYKYDVYIKRYRYDFTSYTWVNDTLYYADEERIFGSKRTYPLSIYGDPFGRIWIGSEENGLSMYDPIRERFTNYYQGNSPLLSNQIISLGYDPLEGRLLIGTTEGLNTLRIGRTVKPETDLETLKAFPNPFRPDGHTYVQIVNLPKDSMPAGKNECRIYSASGQLVKKLDESPFSRFEWDGKNNKGTIVSSGIYFFVVTDSDGKSARGKIAVIR
- a CDS encoding 3-dehydroquinate synthase encodes the protein MPHAQISPDNLEIQEHLQYPQYGLIVCDANLYSLYPSYFSLGNLPLIQLEASEDTKDLDSVYRLYEFFCESGLTRSSVVHVFGGGVVCDIAAYAVSTYKRGCRLHLYPSTLLAMVDAAIGGKTGLNFQGYKNHIGSFYPAERIVLHPCFLHSLPADELRQGYAEMMKNHLLWGQLPLPDWEGQIPDVEEILSHALYKVSICMKDPFDEAERQILNFGHSFAHALEGLSNYEIKHGDAVALGMNMACDLSMELELIDTARYDVLKNILQQYPYPAAALDIAAKQSFQDILPWLRQDKKNSVALRLILPVGDQIKAVEISL